The genomic segment TCGCCGAGCGAGCACGAGCGGCGGTCGATCAGATCGGCGAGCCGCCCGGGTGTGGCGACGAGCACCTCGGGACCCTTGCGCAACGCCTCGACCTGCCGGTTGATCGACATGCCGCCGACGACGGTGGCGATGCGCAGCCGGAGCGCCGTCGCGTAGGGGGTGAGGGCCTCGGTGACCTGGGTCGCCAGCTCCCGGGTGGGGACGAGGACGAGCGCCAGGGGCCGCTTGCCCTCGGCCCGCCGGCCGGCGGTGCGGCTGAGCATCGCCAGGCCGAAGGCGAGCGTCTTGCCGGAGCCGGTCCGGCCGCGGCCGAGGACGTCCCGGCCGGCGAGCGAGTCGGGCAGCGTCGCGGACTGGATGGGGAACGGGTCGGTGACGCCGTTCTCCGTCAGCGCGGTGAGCAGCGCCGGGTTCAGCGGCAGCTCCGCGAAGGTCGCGGCGGGCGGCCGCGGGGGAGTGCCGGGGGACGCGGGGGCCGCGGGCTCGGTGGTGACGGCCGGGGCGGCCGTCTTCCGGGCGCCGTTCCGCCCGCCGTTTCCGGGGGCGTTCGCCGGCCTGCGGCCGCGGGAGCGCGGACCGCGGCGGCCGGAGCCGTCGCCGGAGGGAGCGGAGCCGCTGGTGGTGGGGCGGGGCATAAGGAGCCTTCCTGCTGCGGGTGAGCTCGACGGCGTACGGAACGGGCGGCGCCGGGCGGCGCGGCCCCCGCGGCAGGGAGCTCGGTGGGGCACGGGAAGGGGCCCGCACCGGTAGTGCGGGCCCCTGCCGTGAGATACGCGGTGGTCCTCAGCGCATCAGAGAGCGCGGATGTTCTCCGCCTGCGGGCCCTTGGGGCCCTGCGTGACGTCGAACTCGACCTTCTGGCCCTCGAGGAGCTCACGGAACCCCTGGGCGTTGATGTTGGAGTAGTGGGCGAAGACGTCGGGGCCGCCGCCGTCCTGCTCCAGGAAGCCGAAGCCCTTCTCCGAGTTGAACCACTTCACGGTGCCGGTAGCCATAATGCTCTCCTTCATGGGGGGACGTGCGGAACGGCACTGCGCCGCTCCGAGTCGCTGAGATGTTCGCCCCAGTCCGGAAATGCTTCCGGCAAAACAAAGAGCGCCCGGGATCACAATTTCCCAGGCGCGCACGTTCTTGGGTACCACAACTGCAACTCCGCCAACTTAGCACACAAAAGGCGGATGCATCGCTGTGTTCCCCGGCACAGGAAGGCCCGCCCGCCGGTGACCGCGGGTCCGGCCCGGGGTTCCGGTGACGGGGTTCCGGTGACGGGGTTCCGGTGACGGGGAGCGTCCCGGCCGCGCGGTCTCCCCGGACCGCCCCGGCCTCCCGGAACCGCGGACTACCATCAGTCCATGACCCGTGTACTGCTCGCCGAG from the Streptomyces xinghaiensis S187 genome contains:
- a CDS encoding cold-shock protein; this encodes MATGTVKWFNSEKGFGFLEQDGGGPDVFAHYSNINAQGFRELLEGQKVEFDVTQGPKGPQAENIRAL